The following are from one region of the Paenibacillus bovis genome:
- a CDS encoding amidase family protein, whose protein sequence is MLHPSSPFSTSRLKKQIRICLVAALLFTLSVTTYVPLLQTASAQSTPGTVETFNVSEATIADMQQALTTGKVTSVQLVQQYLNRIEKYDDQGPKINAILTINPQALQIAASLDRERQNKGSRGPLHGIPIIVKDNFDTADMPTTAGCVCLQNSIPDDDAEQIARLKAAGAIILAKSNLHEFAFGITTSSSLGGQTHNPYITNHYPGGSSGGTGAAIAANFAAAGLGTDTGGSIRIPSAFNSLVGIRPTVGLSSRDGIIPLSLTQDVGGPMARTVADAAALLDATAGYDPDDVATAYSVGHIPDSYTDSLQTDGLKGARIGVAYELFGTSPAEQSVTAAVYGAVDDIQRLGATAVPVSIPNLTQIMKFPSLSGYEFKFQLNDYLASLGKDAPYHTLTEILKSGQFDPTQTDSMQKRNALESLDTQEYKDIVLNRTKVTRDALLKVMADNNLDAIVYPTTTQPAAKIGEQQESGNNNRLSPFSGFPAITVPAGFTPEGLPVGIEFLGRPFEESTLIKLAYSYEQGTHNRKPPALTP, encoded by the coding sequence ATGTTACATCCTTCTTCCCCTTTCTCTACATCACGGCTCAAAAAACAAATACGAATTTGTCTTGTTGCTGCCTTGTTGTTCACACTCTCGGTTACTACATATGTCCCACTTCTGCAGACTGCTTCTGCACAATCCACTCCCGGTACAGTAGAGACATTCAACGTCTCCGAGGCGACAATTGCCGATATGCAGCAGGCTCTCACGACCGGTAAAGTCACCTCTGTTCAGCTGGTTCAGCAATATCTGAATCGTATCGAAAAATACGATGATCAGGGTCCAAAAATCAATGCGATTCTTACTATCAATCCTCAAGCCCTGCAGATTGCTGCCAGTCTGGACCGGGAACGTCAGAACAAAGGATCACGCGGTCCACTGCATGGTATTCCTATTATTGTCAAAGATAACTTTGATACCGCTGATATGCCGACTACCGCTGGTTGTGTCTGCCTGCAGAACTCTATTCCTGATGATGATGCCGAACAAATCGCCAGACTGAAAGCTGCCGGTGCGATTATTCTTGCCAAATCCAATCTGCATGAATTTGCGTTTGGCATTACTACGTCCAGCTCACTTGGTGGGCAGACGCATAATCCCTACATAACCAATCATTATCCTGGAGGTTCCAGCGGTGGTACAGGCGCTGCGATTGCAGCCAACTTTGCTGCAGCCGGTCTGGGCACCGATACAGGCGGATCGATCCGTATTCCATCTGCTTTTAACAGCCTGGTTGGTATACGTCCTACTGTAGGTTTAAGCAGTCGTGATGGGATTATTCCGCTGTCTCTTACCCAGGATGTTGGAGGCCCAATGGCTCGTACCGTAGCGGATGCAGCTGCTCTTTTGGATGCTACCGCAGGTTACGACCCGGATGATGTAGCTACCGCGTACAGTGTAGGCCATATTCCGGACAGCTATACAGATAGCCTCCAGACAGACGGACTGAAAGGAGCACGAATCGGAGTCGCCTATGAATTGTTCGGTACTTCTCCGGCAGAACAGTCTGTGACTGCAGCTGTATATGGAGCTGTAGACGATATCCAGCGTCTTGGTGCTACAGCAGTCCCTGTCTCGATTCCCAATCTGACGCAGATTATGAAGTTCCCCAGCCTGAGCGGCTATGAGTTCAAGTTTCAGTTGAATGATTATCTCGCGAGTCTCGGAAAAGATGCCCCATATCATACGCTGACAGAGATTCTCAAATCCGGTCAGTTCGATCCTACTCAGACCGATTCCATGCAAAAACGCAATGCTTTGGAGTCACTGGATACACAGGAATACAAAGATATTGTGCTGAATCGTACCAAAGTGACACGCGATGCTCTGCTCAAAGTGATGGCTGATAACAATTTGGATGCGATCGTCTATCCAACCACAACCCAGCCTGCCGCCAAGATCGGCGAACAACAGGAATCCGGCAACAACAACCGTCTTAGCCCGTTTTCCGGATTTCCGGCTATTACAGTTCCCGCTGGTTTTACTCCGGAAGGTTTACCGGTAGGTATCGAATTCCTGGGTCGCCCCTTTGAGGAAAGTACCCTGATCAAACTGGCTTACAGTTATGAACAAGGTACCCATAACCGCAAACCACCCGCCCTCACCCCATAA
- a CDS encoding lytic polysaccharide monooxygenase, producing MKLRKTLTAVVAASTCMMILSTSVFAHGYISQPASRAYKGSNAVGLNTNVGSAQYEPQSIEAPKGFPNAGPGDGKIASGALAGFAPLDDQTATRWHKTDIKTGALNITWNLTAQHATSGWQYYMTKPGWNPNQPLTRSSLERIAYIDDKGAKPAKTVSHTINVPSDRSGYHVILGVWDIYDTGNAFYQVIDVNVNGQGDTVPTQPDPEQPGDPSANAWSPTAVYVGGDLVSHEGRTYKARWWTSGETPGTAEVWELQGKLQ from the coding sequence ATGAAATTGAGAAAAACCCTGACCGCCGTTGTTGCAGCAAGTACATGTATGATGATTCTGAGTACATCGGTATTTGCCCATGGATATATCTCGCAGCCAGCCAGCCGCGCTTATAAAGGTTCCAATGCAGTTGGACTGAATACCAACGTAGGCAGCGCCCAATATGAACCGCAAAGTATCGAGGCTCCCAAAGGATTTCCCAATGCAGGTCCGGGAGATGGCAAAATCGCCAGCGGTGCATTGGCCGGATTCGCCCCGCTGGATGATCAGACAGCTACCCGCTGGCACAAAACCGATATCAAAACAGGCGCACTGAATATTACCTGGAACCTGACCGCCCAGCATGCGACCAGTGGATGGCAGTATTATATGACCAAGCCCGGCTGGAATCCCAACCAACCGCTGACACGCAGCTCGCTGGAACGGATTGCCTATATTGATGACAAAGGAGCCAAGCCAGCCAAAACGGTATCGCATACTATCAATGTGCCATCCGATCGCAGTGGCTACCATGTTATTTTGGGAGTATGGGATATCTACGATACAGGTAATGCTTTTTACCAGGTGATTGATGTAAATGTTAATGGACAAGGAGATACTGTACCTACCCAACCGGATCCGGAGCAGCCAGGCGATCCATCTGCGAACGCATGGAGTCCAACCGCTGTTTATGTAGGTGGCGATCTGGTCAGTCACGAAGGACGCACTTACAAAGCCAGATGGTGGACATCCGGCGAGACACCAGGAACAGCAGAAGTATGGGAATTGCAGGGTAAACTGCAGTAA
- a CDS encoding ketoacyl-ACP synthase III gives MTVSTARITALGAYVPEHRITNADLEQMVETSDEWIVQRTGIRERRAAAADQFSSDLGIAAIQNMLNNHPVQLDDVELILVATTTADYQFPSVATQIQSHFNISRAGALDLNATCAGFVYALHMANSFITSGLHRKVLVVAAETMTKVVDYTDRNTCILFGDGAGAALVEYDAQAPSFIGTVTDSDGSGGCHVYRSGLSDKIAGATMNGDGKIYQNGREVYKWAVRTVPQGIQRLLLQTGYTLDKINWFAPHSANLKMIDSITEKSGLSPAQALTSAEWYGNTSSASIPLAMKQGIEDNKLKSGDTLIMYGFGAGLTQMGMLIKWNPKS, from the coding sequence ATGACTGTATCTACCGCTAGAATTACAGCATTGGGTGCTTATGTACCCGAGCATAGAATTACGAATGCCGATCTGGAGCAAATGGTCGAGACTTCAGATGAATGGATTGTACAGCGTACCGGTATACGTGAACGCAGAGCTGCCGCAGCAGACCAGTTTAGCTCTGATCTCGGTATAGCGGCTATTCAAAATATGCTAAATAACCATCCTGTTCAATTGGATGATGTAGAACTTATTCTTGTCGCTACCACGACAGCAGATTACCAATTTCCAAGTGTAGCCACTCAGATTCAGTCTCATTTTAATATTTCTCGTGCAGGCGCACTTGATCTCAATGCGACTTGTGCGGGTTTTGTATACGCTCTTCATATGGCCAACAGCTTTATTACTTCGGGTCTACATCGCAAAGTGCTTGTAGTCGCTGCCGAGACCATGACCAAAGTAGTTGATTACACCGATCGCAACACCTGTATATTATTTGGCGATGGCGCCGGTGCGGCACTCGTAGAATACGATGCACAAGCGCCAAGCTTTATCGGAACAGTAACCGATAGTGATGGCAGCGGAGGCTGTCATGTATATCGCAGTGGCCTGTCTGATAAGATTGCAGGAGCAACAATGAATGGAGACGGCAAGATCTACCAAAATGGCCGGGAAGTCTACAAATGGGCTGTTCGCACAGTGCCTCAGGGAATCCAACGATTGTTGCTGCAAACCGGATATACCCTTGATAAAATCAATTGGTTCGCACCTCATAGTGCCAATCTGAAAATGATTGATTCCATTACTGAAAAATCCGGTCTATCTCCAGCCCAGGCGCTGACCAGTGCAGAATGGTATGGCAATACTTCATCTGCTTCTATTCCTCTCGCTATGAAGCAGGGTATTGAAGACAACAAGCTAAAATCCGGAGATACACTTATTATGTATGGGTTTGGAGCCGGTTTAACGCAAATGGGAATGCTCATCAAATGGAATCCCAAATCCTAA
- a CDS encoding LacI family DNA-binding transcriptional regulator: MSKTISDIAQIAGVAKSTVSRYLNGGSVSVNTRQKLEQVIRETGYVPNTFAQSLKAKNASIIGTIVPRLDSFATSHTLMGIDDQLRQFGYRMIISNTSQDMNREIEAIYELARQKIAGIILLAARITDDHLVAIHETGVPVLLVGQQHEQIHSLIHNDYEAGYDLGRYVLSKGHRRLVYLGVTEQDIAVGIRRKEGFARAVEEIGGCQVDYYETSFRIPDAREAAIDILSGDFDASVIVCATDNIALGVMKAAYQQGIRIPEELSVTGFGGYDVTEVVHPALTTVRYPYTEAGKIAARNIIHLVNNQQVKMVTTMDHQLLERESVDKY, encoded by the coding sequence ATGAGTAAAACCATTTCAGATATTGCTCAAATCGCGGGCGTAGCCAAAAGTACGGTCTCCCGCTACCTGAACGGTGGATCGGTCAGTGTAAATACACGGCAGAAGCTGGAACAGGTTATCCGGGAAACCGGATATGTCCCGAATACATTTGCCCAGAGTCTCAAAGCCAAAAATGCCAGTATTATCGGGACAATTGTACCAAGGCTGGATTCATTTGCGACATCACATACACTAATGGGGATCGATGATCAGCTGCGTCAGTTTGGCTACCGGATGATTATCTCCAATACCAGTCAGGATATGAACCGGGAGATTGAAGCGATCTATGAGCTGGCTCGCCAGAAAATTGCCGGGATTATTTTGCTGGCTGCCCGAATTACGGATGACCATCTCGTAGCGATTCACGAGACAGGTGTGCCGGTACTGTTGGTCGGACAGCAGCATGAACAGATTCACAGCCTGATCCACAATGACTATGAAGCAGGCTATGATCTAGGGCGATATGTATTGTCCAAAGGACATCGCCGCCTGGTCTATCTGGGGGTGACGGAGCAGGATATTGCTGTGGGTATCAGGCGCAAAGAAGGATTTGCCCGCGCGGTGGAAGAAATCGGCGGCTGTCAGGTGGATTATTACGAAACAAGCTTCCGGATTCCGGATGCGAGGGAAGCGGCGATCGATATTTTATCCGGTGATTTTGATGCATCGGTAATCGTCTGTGCTACCGATAATATTGCGCTGGGTGTGATGAAAGCTGCCTATCAGCAGGGAATACGCATTCCGGAAGAGCTGTCTGTTACAGGATTTGGCGGATATGATGTGACTGAAGTGGTTCATCCCGCATTGACGACAGTACGCTATCCGTATACGGAAGCCGGTAAAATAGCTGCTCGCAATATTATTCATCTGGTTAATAATCAGCAGGTAAAGATGGTCACCACCATGGATCATCAATTATTAGAAAGAGAAAGCGTTGACAAATACTAA
- a CDS encoding carbohydrate-binding protein — protein sequence MYGNATTPTNPTNPQPNPQPEQPVATAWSASAIYVGGDTVSYNGKTYKAKWWTTGETPGQAEVWQLV from the coding sequence ATTTATGGTAACGCTACCACGCCTACGAATCCAACTAACCCGCAACCGAATCCACAGCCTGAACAACCTGTTGCTACAGCATGGAGTGCTTCCGCGATTTATGTGGGTGGAGATACCGTGAGCTACAACGGCAAGACGTACAAAGCGAAATGGTGGACAACCGGAGAGACACCGGGTCAGGCAGAGGTATGGCAACTCGTCTAA
- a CDS encoding DNA topoisomerase III has product MKKLVLAEKPSVAREIARVLGSNQKQKGYLEGPQYIVTWALGHLVGLAEPEDYDNKYQKWNLEDLPILPPGSMKLKVLRESAQQYKTVQHLMKRQDVDSLIVATDAAREGELLARWIIQMAKWNKPFQRLWISSQTDKAIKEGFAKLRPGKEFDRLYEAARCRAEADWMIGLNITRALTCKFDAQLSAGRVQTPTLGMIMQREQDIRNFRSQDYRTLQLDLGTLQMQWRGKQGDGRIFDAEVVQGMQNKLEGKKVQITQVKKSEKQEPHPLAYDLTELQRDANRRFGFSAKHTSNVLQKLYEQHKLVTYPRTDSRYLSSDMTDTLQERLASVAVGPYASIARPLLRGKLNISRRIVDDSKVSDHHAIIPTEQTLLLNTLTADERKLYDLIARRFISLFYPAARYDTVQVVAQAADEQFHARGVTVKDSGWKVVYGDQWEDDEEEESSDASKAQERQTAIQTLPELKQGDTLMIRRTLVQNGRTMPPKRYTEAALLSQMEKHGLGTPATRADIIEKLVSSDTIERQGNHLHPTGKGTQLIELVSPELRTPELTAKWESELEKIARGQGQPGPFLQGIRQMAESLVSGVKQNDAHYKPHNVSNSHCPDCGTRMLEKKSKRGTFLVCPSEDCSYRRTTSKQLSNRRCPQCHKKMEIKDGKAGKYIQCLGCGITEKLNKDGVKPVNKREQQKLVKQFEKKEEFGSSLGDLLKAALEKKE; this is encoded by the coding sequence ATGAAAAAGCTCGTATTGGCTGAGAAGCCTTCGGTAGCAAGAGAAATTGCACGGGTATTGGGCAGCAACCAAAAACAAAAAGGGTACCTTGAAGGACCTCAATATATTGTAACCTGGGCTCTCGGACATCTGGTGGGACTGGCTGAACCGGAAGATTATGATAACAAGTACCAGAAATGGAATCTAGAAGATCTGCCTATCCTCCCTCCAGGCAGTATGAAGCTAAAAGTACTGCGGGAAAGCGCCCAGCAGTATAAAACAGTTCAGCATCTAATGAAGCGTCAGGATGTAGACAGCCTGATCGTAGCTACCGATGCTGCACGTGAAGGGGAACTGCTGGCACGCTGGATTATACAGATGGCGAAATGGAACAAGCCGTTTCAGCGACTGTGGATTTCTTCGCAGACGGACAAAGCGATCAAGGAAGGCTTTGCCAAGCTGCGTCCGGGCAAGGAATTTGACCGACTTTATGAAGCTGCCCGATGCCGTGCAGAAGCAGACTGGATGATTGGACTTAATATTACACGCGCCCTGACATGCAAATTCGATGCCCAGCTGTCTGCCGGACGGGTACAGACACCTACACTTGGTATGATTATGCAGCGTGAGCAGGATATCCGCAATTTCCGTTCGCAGGATTATCGTACATTGCAGCTGGATCTGGGAACTTTGCAGATGCAGTGGCGCGGCAAGCAGGGAGACGGCCGTATTTTCGATGCTGAAGTGGTACAAGGGATGCAGAACAAGCTGGAGGGCAAGAAAGTCCAGATCACCCAAGTGAAAAAGAGCGAAAAGCAGGAGCCACATCCACTCGCTTATGATCTGACCGAGCTGCAGCGTGATGCAAACCGCCGGTTTGGCTTTTCGGCCAAGCATACATCCAATGTACTGCAAAAGCTCTATGAACAGCACAAGCTGGTTACCTATCCGCGTACAGATTCCCGTTATCTCTCTTCGGATATGACGGATACGCTGCAGGAGCGGCTGGCCAGTGTAGCCGTAGGGCCTTATGCCTCTATAGCTCGTCCGCTGCTGCGAGGCAAGCTGAATATTAGCCGCCGTATTGTGGATGACAGCAAAGTAAGTGATCATCATGCGATTATTCCGACAGAGCAAACGCTGCTGCTGAATACACTGACTGCCGATGAGCGGAAGCTGTATGATCTGATTGCGAGACGGTTTATTAGTTTATTTTACCCGGCAGCCCGTTATGATACGGTACAGGTCGTTGCTCAGGCAGCAGATGAACAGTTCCATGCCAGAGGCGTGACAGTCAAGGATAGCGGCTGGAAAGTCGTCTATGGAGATCAGTGGGAAGATGATGAGGAGGAAGAATCATCGGATGCCAGCAAAGCTCAGGAACGTCAGACAGCGATTCAGACTCTGCCGGAGCTGAAGCAGGGAGATACACTGATGATTCGCCGGACGCTGGTGCAAAATGGCAGAACCATGCCACCGAAGCGTTATACCGAGGCAGCCCTGCTGTCGCAAATGGAAAAACATGGTCTCGGTACACCTGCGACTCGCGCCGATATTATCGAGAAACTGGTCTCTTCGGATACGATTGAACGCCAGGGTAATCATCTGCATCCTACCGGTAAAGGAACCCAGCTAATCGAGCTGGTATCACCGGAGCTGCGTACCCCGGAACTGACAGCCAAATGGGAAAGTGAACTGGAAAAAATCGCTCGCGGTCAAGGACAGCCTGGACCATTCCTGCAGGGAATTCGGCAAATGGCAGAATCGCTCGTCAGCGGTGTCAAACAGAATGATGCCCATTACAAACCGCATAATGTATCCAACAGCCATTGTCCGGACTGCGGCACCCGGATGCTGGAAAAGAAAAGCAAGCGTGGAACATTCCTCGTCTGTCCAAGCGAAGATTGCAGTTATCGCCGTACGACGAGCAAGCAGCTGTCCAACCGGCGTTGTCCCCAGTGCCACAAAAAAATGGAAATCAAGGATGGCAAGGCAGGCAAGTATATCCAGTGTCTGGGCTGCGGCATTACCGAAAAGCTGAACAAAGATGGCGTCAAGCCCGTCAACAAGCGGGAACAGCAAAAGCTGGTCAAACAGTTTGAGAAAAAAGAAGAGTTTGGCTCCAGTCTCGGCGATCTGCTCAAAGCAGCTCTGGAAAAAAAGGAATAA
- a CDS encoding NCS2 family permease encodes MERFFKLREHGTNVKTELIAGLTTFITMAYILFVNNLFLGPDGAGIPAQGVFFATAVGAGLVTILMGLFANIPVALAPGMGLNAYFMTVVLGSNGMITWQAALGAVFLSGIIFIILTITRVRQLLLVAVPQSLKMAITVGIGLFVTIVGLKLGNVISVSATVTGITDVSQLAGPVTVRGSNFQLALGDFVHNKDTLLSLIGLFVIGVLMVMRIRGALLIGIILLTLIGIPMGLTDVSTLSHAQWLPSFDNLAVGQLDIKGAIGLGLFEIVFIFTFVELFDTFGTLVGTAERAGLFKNRKEGEKKVSKAMLVDAVGVSAGAVLGTSTITSYVESTSGVAAGGRTGLTAVTTGVLFILALFIAPLALMVPSAATAPALVIVGVLMMSQVRHIVWDDFMQAFPAFLTIIFMPFTNGIANGISAGIVAYVVLGFFCNIFTGHKVKVHWLMWILAIIVICRYIFLGSE; translated from the coding sequence ATGGAGCGTTTCTTCAAGCTGCGGGAGCATGGCACAAATGTTAAAACAGAATTAATCGCAGGTCTGACCACTTTTATTACCATGGCGTATATCTTGTTCGTTAATAATCTGTTTCTCGGACCGGATGGAGCAGGTATTCCTGCACAGGGCGTATTTTTTGCAACAGCTGTAGGCGCAGGTCTCGTGACGATTCTGATGGGATTGTTCGCGAATATTCCGGTAGCGCTGGCACCGGGGATGGGACTCAATGCTTACTTTATGACTGTCGTACTGGGTTCCAACGGCATGATTACCTGGCAGGCAGCTCTCGGAGCCGTGTTCCTGTCCGGTATTATCTTTATTATTCTGACGATCACACGGGTAAGACAGCTGCTGTTGGTCGCTGTACCGCAATCGCTCAAAATGGCGATTACCGTCGGGATCGGATTGTTTGTTACGATTGTCGGTCTGAAGCTGGGGAATGTGATCTCCGTATCGGCTACAGTAACCGGAATTACGGATGTGAGTCAACTGGCAGGTCCGGTTACGGTTAGAGGCAGTAACTTCCAGCTGGCATTGGGTGACTTTGTTCATAATAAGGACACGCTGCTGTCGCTGATCGGACTGTTCGTTATCGGTGTTCTGATGGTGATGCGTATCCGCGGAGCACTGCTGATTGGGATCATTTTGTTGACCCTGATCGGAATTCCGATGGGACTGACAGATGTAAGTACACTGTCGCACGCCCAATGGCTTCCTTCTTTTGATAATCTGGCTGTTGGCCAGTTGGATATCAAAGGTGCAATCGGTCTGGGACTGTTCGAGATCGTATTTATCTTTACTTTTGTAGAATTGTTCGATACCTTCGGTACACTTGTAGGTACAGCAGAGCGTGCAGGTCTGTTCAAGAATCGCAAAGAAGGCGAGAAAAAAGTCAGCAAAGCCATGCTCGTTGATGCAGTTGGTGTCAGTGCAGGTGCAGTGCTGGGTACAAGTACAATTACTTCTTATGTAGAAAGTACTTCCGGTGTTGCAGCAGGTGGACGTACAGGTCTGACTGCAGTGACGACCGGTGTACTGTTTATCTTGGCGCTGTTTATTGCCCCGCTAGCATTGATGGTTCCTTCGGCAGCAACAGCCCCGGCGCTAGTTATCGTGGGTGTACTGATGATGAGCCAGGTGCGTCATATTGTATGGGATGACTTTATGCAGGCTTTCCCGGCTTTCCTGACGATTATCTTTATGCCATTTACCAATGGTATTGCGAACGGTATTTCTGCCGGTATCGTTGCCTATGTGGTACTGGGCTTCTTTTGCAATATATTTACAGGACACAAAGTAAAAGTACACTGGCTGATGTGGATTCTGGCAATTATCGTAATCTGCCGTTATATATTCCTCGGCTCCGAGTAA
- a CDS encoding helix-turn-helix domain-containing protein, protein MDLIGDNVLDYRYIGQRIREVRQQRGMTQQQLAIGICNQSQISRIEKGVESVSADILYRIARKCGVDVRIFYDMAQDQISEMQTIRKNITYLHRQQMYPELIDYIEHCQMEEIERPSVIDQQFILCQKGYAYLQLGQIPRGFQMIQQALKLTYHTDRLPALYEVEVILALAAGYALQGEQRCCISWLHKCRQSLYQYKELDYRFPQVFYCLARAYNASEDYRLAIDYASQGIRYCEDHRFCYRLEGLYYECGYSYEQLGQVDKAQRCYDRFRMLSELFCLPE, encoded by the coding sequence ATGGATCTCATCGGCGACAATGTACTGGATTACCGTTATATCGGTCAGCGCATCCGCGAAGTACGACAACAGCGCGGGATGACGCAGCAGCAACTGGCAATCGGCATTTGCAATCAGTCCCAGATTAGCCGGATTGAGAAAGGGGTGGAGTCTGTCTCGGCAGACATTCTGTACCGTATTGCCCGCAAGTGCGGTGTTGATGTGCGTATATTTTATGATATGGCCCAGGACCAGATCAGCGAAATGCAGACTATCCGCAAAAATATTACCTATCTGCATCGTCAGCAGATGTATCCGGAGCTAATCGATTATATTGAACACTGCCAAATGGAAGAGATTGAACGTCCATCCGTCATCGATCAGCAGTTTATTCTTTGCCAAAAAGGATATGCCTATCTTCAACTGGGTCAGATTCCGCGTGGATTTCAGATGATCCAGCAGGCGTTAAAGCTGACATATCATACGGATCGCCTGCCTGCGCTTTACGAAGTAGAAGTTATTCTGGCGCTGGCAGCCGGGTATGCACTTCAGGGAGAACAGCGATGCTGCATTAGCTGGCTGCACAAATGCCGTCAGTCCCTTTATCAATACAAGGAGCTGGATTATCGTTTTCCCCAGGTATTTTATTGTCTTGCCAGAGCGTACAATGCCAGCGAGGACTATCGCCTGGCCATTGATTACGCATCCCAGGGCATACGTTACTGTGAAGATCACCGATTTTGTTATCGTCTGGAAGGTCTTTATTATGAATGCGGATACAGCTACGAGCAGCTGGGACAAGTTGATAAAGCCCAGCGCTGTTACGACAGATTCCGTATGTTAAGTGAGCTATTTTGCCTTCCGGAGTAA
- a CDS encoding GNAT family N-acetyltransferase, which produces MEIRQLTAEEFGQRMELSMYAFQYRKSTEELEEIKPRFKPDTVWGVFEEGELSAQLTLLPMETYIQGQRYAMGGIASVATWPEKRRQGFVDQLLRHALQLMNESGQSVSFLHPFYFPFYRKYGWELYIDYKTYIIPTALLPAKVQSEGQVKRGIKDIKLLNTVYDAYAAQYNGTLIRTEEWWTYSVLDSEVTQTAIYYDAAGQARGYLLYEVKARKMEIDELVYLDESSRQALWTYIANHDSMINEVTLKAPVDDSLPYLLRDPRIQQQITPYFMARIVNVKQFLEQYPFTPGAVQVVTITVNDSVAGWNEGIWELLINESGQAQVSQRSELPEGVQQDIQQYSSIQTDIQTLTAMLMGYQRPSELYRWERLTGKEEAVAILESRITRTTPYLMDFF; this is translated from the coding sequence ATGGAAATCAGGCAATTAACCGCAGAAGAATTTGGACAGCGTATGGAGCTGTCGATGTATGCTTTTCAATACCGTAAATCGACAGAGGAACTGGAAGAGATCAAGCCTCGCTTTAAGCCGGACACCGTCTGGGGTGTTTTTGAAGAAGGAGAGTTAAGTGCGCAGCTTACTTTGCTGCCGATGGAGACGTACATACAGGGGCAGCGTTATGCTATGGGCGGAATTGCAAGTGTAGCTACCTGGCCGGAGAAAAGACGACAGGGATTTGTTGACCAGCTGCTGCGACATGCTTTGCAGCTCATGAATGAATCGGGGCAGTCGGTTTCGTTTCTGCATCCGTTTTATTTTCCTTTTTATCGTAAATACGGATGGGAGCTCTACATCGACTACAAAACCTATATCATTCCTACAGCCCTTTTACCTGCCAAAGTCCAGTCGGAAGGCCAGGTAAAACGGGGTATAAAAGATATTAAGCTATTGAACACGGTATATGATGCCTATGCTGCTCAATATAATGGCACATTGATACGAACCGAAGAATGGTGGACTTATTCTGTTCTGGATTCGGAGGTGACCCAGACGGCAATCTATTATGATGCAGCCGGACAAGCTCGTGGTTATTTGCTATATGAAGTGAAAGCACGGAAGATGGAGATTGATGAGCTCGTTTATCTGGATGAATCGTCGCGGCAGGCGCTGTGGACCTATATCGCCAATCATGATTCCATGATTAACGAGGTTACACTCAAAGCTCCAGTCGATGACAGTCTTCCTTATCTGCTGCGTGATCCACGCATTCAGCAGCAGATTACTCCTTACTTCATGGCTAGAATAGTAAATGTAAAGCAATTTCTGGAACAGTATCCGTTTACTCCGGGAGCCGTACAGGTTGTTACTATTACGGTCAATGATTCGGTTGCCGGATGGAATGAAGGGATATGGGAACTGCTTATCAATGAATCCGGTCAGGCTCAAGTGAGTCAGCGTAGTGAGCTTCCTGAAGGTGTACAGCAGGATATTCAGCAGTACAGCAGTATTCAGACGGATATTCAGACATTAACAGCTATGTTGATGGGATACCAACGTCCATCGGAATTGTATCGTTGGGAACGATTAACCGGTAAAGAGGAAGCCGTTGCTATTCTGGAGAGTCGTATAACGAGGACTACTCCATATCTAATGGATTTCTTCTAA